A region of Micromonospora sp. WMMD882 DNA encodes the following proteins:
- a CDS encoding VOC family protein yields the protein MIARFKDLCLDALDPPALGAFWARTLGGDVVDLGDGDVRVDGRPGRPGPESIWVNRVAEPRAAKTRVHLDLRLDRPDPAALVAAGARLVREPDDEAPWWVLADPEGNEFCAFASRPGRAAGPFELVVDARDAVAQATWWAEVVGGRVDHGHGGVTSVVGGAGFPWDHWVFAPVPEPRTVKNRMHWDVDLTGPDCAALVAAGASLLREPDDDIGWWILADPEGNEFCAFAPGH from the coding sequence GTGATCGCCCGGTTCAAGGATCTCTGCCTGGATGCCCTCGACCCGCCCGCCCTCGGCGCCTTCTGGGCCCGGACGCTCGGCGGCGACGTGGTCGATCTGGGCGACGGGGACGTCCGGGTCGACGGTCGGCCCGGACGTCCCGGCCCGGAGTCGATCTGGGTCAACCGGGTCGCCGAGCCGCGCGCCGCCAAGACCCGCGTACACCTGGACCTGCGGTTGGACCGGCCGGACCCGGCCGCCCTGGTGGCCGCCGGCGCCCGGTTGGTCCGCGAGCCCGACGACGAGGCCCCCTGGTGGGTGCTCGCCGACCCGGAGGGCAACGAGTTCTGCGCGTTCGCCTCCCGGCCGGGCCGCGCCGCCGGCCCGTTCGAGCTGGTCGTCGACGCCCGGGACGCCGTCGCGCAGGCCACCTGGTGGGCGGAGGTGGTCGGCGGCCGGGTCGACCACGGCCACGGCGGCGTCACCTCCGTCGTCGGCGGGGCCGGCTTCCCCTGGGACCACTGGGTCTTCGCGCCGGTGCCCGAGCCGAGGACGGTCAAGAACCGGATGCACTGGGACGTCGACCTGACCGGCCCCGACTGCGCGGCGCTGGTGGCCGCCGGCGCGTCCCTGCTGCGCGAGCCGGACGACGACATCGGCTGGTGGATCCTGGCGGACCCGGAGGGCAACGAGTTCTGCGCTTTCGCGCCCGGTCACTGA
- a CDS encoding HAD family hydrolase, translating to MTQTRQENGRVLVFDADDTLWENNVLFERVIDDFLTWLDHPTLDRVEIRAILDDIERANTVAHGYGSRVFLRSLGECLERLRRRPATVEERGRLDELVTALVTHQVELMPGVAETLDALAARHELLLTKGDREEQQRKLDACGLLPHFRAAHVVAEKGVDTYRWLIREHGFDPAVAWMIGNSPKSDILPARAAGMNAVFIPNENTWALEHDELDPGDPRVLRLATFPELLRHF from the coding sequence ATGACGCAGACGCGACAGGAGAACGGCAGGGTGCTCGTCTTCGACGCCGACGACACGCTCTGGGAGAACAACGTCCTCTTCGAGCGGGTCATCGACGACTTCCTGACCTGGCTGGACCATCCCACCCTGGACCGGGTCGAGATCCGGGCCATCCTGGACGACATCGAACGCGCCAACACCGTCGCGCACGGGTACGGCAGTCGGGTCTTCCTGCGCAGTCTCGGCGAGTGCCTGGAACGGCTGCGGCGGCGCCCGGCCACCGTCGAGGAGCGCGGGCGACTCGACGAGCTGGTGACGGCCCTGGTCACGCACCAGGTGGAGCTGATGCCGGGGGTGGCTGAGACGTTGGACGCGCTGGCCGCCCGGCACGAGCTGCTGCTCACCAAGGGCGACCGGGAGGAGCAGCAGCGCAAGCTGGACGCCTGCGGACTGCTGCCGCACTTCCGGGCCGCGCACGTGGTGGCGGAGAAAGGCGTCGACACGTACCGCTGGCTGATCCGCGAGCACGGCTTCGATCCGGCGGTGGCCTGGATGATCGGCAACTCCCCGAAGTCGGACATCCTGCCGGCCCGGGCCGCCGGGATGAACGCGGTGTTCATCCCGAACGAGAACACCTGGGCGCTGGAGCACGACGAGCTGGATCCGGGCGACCCCCGCGTGTTGCGCCTCGCCACCTTCCCCGAGCTGCTGCGACACTTCTGA